In Neodiprion pinetum isolate iyNeoPine1 chromosome 6, iyNeoPine1.2, whole genome shotgun sequence, one genomic interval encodes:
- the Setd3 gene encoding actin-histidine N-methyltransferase produces the protein MGRKKLHPSAKCKQHNASLNKKIPHQTKRISPSKRNEINVQCEKLFHLSSNPAYETQLWENYVQISSILEKVKRLEEMKIESSKRCEAIGNFVKWLRENGANIDGVSIAEFPGYDFGLKAERNFTEGHMILDIPRKLIFCTQTAAPELSILQNDPLVQHMPHVALAIALLIERHKENSQWKHYLDVLPNQYSTVLYMSTNDMIELKGSPTLEAALKQCRNIARQYSYFNRFFQSNQNSVSELLREVFTYEEYCWAVSTVMTRQNRIPNEDGSKMIYGLIPMWDMCNHEEGKITTDFNRISDKCECFAMRNFEAGEQIFIAYGARTNSDFFVHSGFVSIDNKQDGFKLRLGISKADALQKERVELLAKLALPSNDEFLLKPGMEPISDDLLAFLRVFSMRKPELEHWLQSDKVLDLKHVDCALETVIEENVRRFMLTRLKLLIANYPTTLEEDLEIMNSSLSHHKKLALQLRITEKQILHGALDYVEQWIKA, from the exons ATGGGGAGAAAAAAGTTGCATCCCTCGGCGAAATGTAAACAGCATAACGCATCGTTAAACAAAAAGATACCTCATCAAACGAAAAGGATATCTCCGTCtaaaagaaacgaaatcaACGTTCAGTGCGAGAAACTCTTTCACC TGAGCAGTAATCCGGCATATGAAACACAGCTATGGGAAAACTACGTGCAGATATCATCTATTTTGGAGAAGGTTAAACGACTGGAGGAGATGAAGATAGAATCGTCGAAGAGGTGCGAAGCTATTGGCAACTTTGTCAAGTGGTTACGAGAGAACGGTGCTAACATCGACGGTGTTAGCATCGCAGAGTTTCCTGGATATGACTTTGGCCTTAAAGCGGAGAGAAATTTCACCGAAGGCCATATGATTCTAGATATTCCAAGAAAACTGATATTCTGTACACAAACAGCAGCACCTGAGTTAAGCATACTCCAAAATGATCCTCTTGTACAGCATATGCCTCACGTTGCATTGGCCATTGCTCTTCTCATTGAGCGACACAAGGAAAACTCTCAGTGGAAACATTATTTAGATGTGTTGCCCAACCAGTACAGCACTGTTTTATATATGAGCACCAACGACATGATTGAGTTGAAGGGAAGCCCAACATTAG AAGCTGCTTTGAAGCAGTGCAGGAACATTGCGAGACAATACTCATACTTCAATAGATTTTTCCAAAGTAATCAGAATTCAGTGTCCGAATTACTGAGGGAGGTCTTTACTTACGAGGAATATTG CTGGGCAGTTTCTACCGTTATGACAAGACAAAATCGAATACCCAATGAAGATGGATCAAAAATGATTTACGGACTGATACCGATGTGGGATATGTGCAATCACGAGGAAGGAAAG ATAACCACCGACTTCAACAGGATTTCGGATAAATGTGAATGCTTCGCGATGAGAAACTTCGAAGCTGGAGAACAAATATTCATCGCATACGGGGCGAGAACTAATTCCGACTTTTTCGTTCATTCGGGATTTGTCAGTATCGACAACAAGCAG GATGGATTTAAGCTGCGTCTTGGTATAAGTAAGGCTGACGCGTTGCAAAAGGAACGAGTCGAGCTTCTTGCTAAGTTGGCACTTCCGTCGAACGATGAGTTTCTGTTGAAACCAGGCATGGAACCAATTTCCGACGACCTGTTGGCCTTTCTGAGAGTTTTCAGTATGCGGAAACCGGAACTCGAACATTGGCTACAGTCCGACAAGGTTCTCGACCTTAAGCATGTCGATTGCGCCCTCGAAACTGTTATCGAAGAAAATGTCCGAAGGTTCATGCTAACGAGATTAAAATTACTGATCGCTAATTATCCGACGACTCTGGAG GAGGATCTGGAAATAATGAACTCGTCGTTATCACATCATAAAAAGTTAGCCTTGCAACTGAGAATAACGgagaaacaaattttacacGGTGCCCTGGATTATGTGGAGCAGTGGATCAAAGCTTAG
- the LOC124220871 gene encoding uncharacterized protein: protein MWRSFVVLFIVTTNLCNFLDTYKITTDETSRTAIEAYERQGSDLQDEYLDENYSSEDSGRVVIGKWRNNGEALEPKWRDGDSVPLAPFSTISFASGWREEPDSVIKYEENEPVSVSFDSRGGIKDIDNAGEGSSREEKTYIGIRGAYRKPKSREHRNYHRTKLNLGDAITTTEIYSAVRRDGGEKLSETFESREDTRKHPDTVDDVDNVGNAKKAEKYRETLQNYTNQYELFDEGENDDPRPRKRRPPGSHEFPGSWNAMDRKKEASELAERGGESERESSRESVDLKAFLKMQGNNLSLSEILQEKNLTLSDILTGKPDAIRILKSNERREGSGNKEDENSGEQSTSTQLPFRNLLVFRNSSNYENGGRWSPSRKIIPTTKSDESSSFEDLNVGLTSVELESRVPPALDTSESYSDWFSPETAKNASKVSSDNDRRLSNLTLVENEAGNLKEQFIDSDNKSLSVETTTVFEDGIEADRQLVVNSEGKRFLPETDDEDEIMEFSDYPSKMPKFIPTVYDTAVRNSKRKHILHGAIQMNNPRTKAEAKLSAEQVVPLETTVPTIISETGIKIVNSTETEDSRITKKPPNEVLEHLRNQTGQIELGEKVLNTNSNSSEGRILLNMSVEGSNLRNDEKNFTFNQKLHEVVIPRVDPQSRAEILELFSSGSSAERLERLLASRNMSVEELIALRQRGSSQVHFAEVFRAKEQSSMSSSHNHKTNHNLKANHAYREEVEKIRPTNEQKMKEKVNKSADEVLEASKDSNVLSDGQSINVKLETTEKLTIQQDKSEDRDKAKENFGIETEYLATDLINLFSQSKNIKKNISDFDKDVSDSDNTVKSPSVRSEEVGIRMGPRTGGDFKGVTTNLDSTATVNSMMANKNVQRNSEGSSYYTSIEAVKVPVLDGGVQEVETVFEGEKKPPMNLVDLEEIGRVEEILKNDIDSLKNLYGISDYEYPEKKSISKVKPSIIASGGILGVTIVVFLSIFIACRIKQKKKFTYRNSFTKAVFHNPGVTARKLSNTSSINTIMVDVVATSTAKRPQKPYSDFENNGFEPKTDIDNDSLDANDSWETIPDFMK from the exons ATGTGGAGATCATTCGTTGTTCTGTTCATCGTTACAACAAACTTGTGCAATTTTCTGGATACCTACAAAATTACCACCGACGAAACTTCGAGAACGGCGATAGAGGCTTACGAACGACAG GGCTCTGACCTGCAGGACGAATACCTGGATGAGAATTATTCGAGTGAAGATTCGGGTCGGGTGGTAATTGGAAAGTGGCGGAATAATGGTGAAGCATTGGAGCCAAAATGGCGAGATGGAGATTCTGTGCCGCTGGCACCGTTTTCAACGATATCGTTTGCAAGCGGATGGCGAGAAGAACCCGACAGTGTAATTAAATACGAAGAAAACGAACCGGTGTCTGTGAGTTTTGACTCAAGAGGTGGAATAAAAGATATCGACAACGCCGGAGAAGGATCATCGCGAGAGGAGAAAACTTACATCGGTATCAGGGGCGCGTACAGGAAGCCAAAGTCGCGTGAACACAGAAATTACCATCGCACCAAACTGAATTTAGGAGATGCGATTACCACTACCGAGATTTACTCAGCCGTGCGTAGAGACgggggtgaaaaattatcgGAGACGTTCGAAAGCCgcgaagatacgaggaaacaTCCGGACACCGTCGACGATGTCGATAATGTAGGGAACGCTAAAAAGGCAGAAAAGTATCGCGAGACCTTGCAAAATTACACCAACCAATACGAGCTCTTCGATGAGGGCGAAAACGACGATCCCAGACCCAGGAAACGGAGGCCGCCCGGAAGCCACGAGTTTCCGGGATCCTGGAACGCGATggacagaaaaaaagaagcgtCAGAGCTCGCCGAAAGGGGCGGAGAAAGTGAAAGGGAATCATCGCGGGAAAGTGTGGATTTGAAGgcgtttttgaaaatgcaagGGAACAATCTGAGCCTCTCCGAAATTTTACAGGAGAAGAATTTAACTCTTTCTGATATCTTAACAGGCAAGCCGGACGCCATTAGAATTTTGAAGTCAAATGAGAGGCGGGAAGGATCCGGAAACAAAGAAGACGAAAACTCCGGGGAACAATCGACTTCTACCCAATTACCGTTCAGGAATTTGCTTGTATTTCGCAATTCGTCGAATTATGAAAATGGGGGACGATGGTCACCCAGtcgaaaaattataccgaCGACGAAGAGCGACGAGAGTTCAAGTTTCGAGGATCTGAACGTCGGTTTAACGAGCGTAGAACTCGAGTCGAGGGTTCCTCCGGCATTGGATACCAGTGAATCGTACTCGGACTGGTTTTCACCGGAAACTGCTAAGAATGCGAGCAAGGTATCTTCCGACAATGACAGGAGACTGTCGAATTTAACACTTGTAGAAAATGAGGCCGGGAACTTGAAAGAGCAGTTCATCGATTCCGATAACAAGAGTTTGTCGGTCGAGACAACAACTGTTTTCGAAGATGGTATCGAGGCTGATCGACAACTCGTTGTGAACTCCGAAGGCAAAAGATTTCTACCGGAAACTGACGACGAGGATGAAATTATGGAATTTTCTGATTACCCTTCAAAGATGCCCAAGTTTATTCCAACCGTTTATGATACCGCGGTGCGAAATTCCAAAAGAAAACATATTCTCCATGGTGCCATACAAATGAACAACCCTCGGACAAAAGCGGAAGCAAAACTGAGTGCTGAACAAGTTGTGCCTCTGGAGACAACCGTGCCAACGATTATCAGCGAAactggaataaaaattgtgaatagCACAGAAACGGAAGATAGTCGTATTACAAAGAAGCCACCAAACGAAGTATTGGAACACCTCAGAAATCAGACTGGACAGATAGAAttgggtgaaaaagttttaaacaCGAATTCAAACTCATCGGAAGGCAGAATTCTACTCAACATGAGTGTCGAGGGGTCTAATCTACGTAatgacgagaaaaatttcaccttcaATCAAAAATTGCACGAGGTTGTTATACCCAGAGTAGACCCCCAATCTCGTGCAGAGATATTGGAGCTTTTCAGTTCTGGATCTAGCGCCGAGCGATTAGAACGGTTGCTAGCTTCCAGAAACATGAGCGTAGAAGAATTGATTGCTCTGAGACAAAGGGGATCGAGCCAAGTGCATTTTGCTGAAGTATTCAGAGCGAAAGAACAGAGTTCAATGTCGTCGTCTCATAATCACAAAACCAATCATAATCTCAAAGCCAATCATGCATACCGAGAGGAAGTAGAAAAGATTCGACCGACTAATGaacagaaaatgaaagaaaaggtGAACAAGAGCGCTGATGAAGTTCTGGAAGCATCTAAAGATAGTAACGTCCTATCGGACGGCCAGAGTATAAATGTGAAATTGGAAACTACAGAGAAATTAACAATACAGCAAGATAAATCAGAGGATCGAGATAAGGCtaaagaaaattttggtaTTGAGACCGAATATTTGGCCACAGATTTGATCAACTTATTTTCTCAaagcaaaaatattaagaagAATATTTCAGATTTTGATAAAGACGTCTCTGACTCCGATAACACTGTGAAAAGTCCTAGTGTAAGATCGGAAGAGGTTGGGATAAGGATGGGACCCAGAACAGGAGGAGATTTCAAAGGGGTTACAACGAATTTGGATTCGACAGCGACGGTTAATTCGATGATGgcgaataaaaatgttcagaGAAACTCGGAAGGATCATCATACTATACAAGTATCGAAGCAGTAAAAGTGCCGGTTCTGGATGGAGGGGTACAAGAAGTGGAAACTGTGTtcgagggagagaaaaaaccgCCAATGAATTTGGTAGATTTGGAAGAGATTGGACGTGTCGAagaaatactgaaaaatgatatagattcgttgaaaaatttgtatggAATCAGCGATTACGAGTATCcagaaaagaaatcgatttcaaAAGTAAAGCCGAGCATAATAGCAAGCGGCGGTATACTGGGGGTGACCATCGTcgtatttttatcaatatttatcGCGTGcagaattaaacaaaaaaagaaattcaccTATCGAAACTCGTTCACGAAGGCTGTATTCCACAACCCAGGAGTAACCGCTAGAAAACTGTCAAACACCAGCAGCATTAATACGATAATGGTTGACGTTGTTGCAACATCAACGGCAAAGAGACCCCAAAAACCGTATAGCGATTTTGAGAACAATGGTTTCGAACCAAAAACAGATATCGATAATGACTCACTCGATGCCAATGACAGCTGGGAAACAATACCTGATTTCATGAAGTAA